One genomic window of Saccopteryx bilineata isolate mSacBil1 chromosome 4, mSacBil1_pri_phased_curated, whole genome shotgun sequence includes the following:
- the ABHD11 gene encoding sn-1-specific diacylglycerol lipase ABHD11 isoform X1: MLSWTRAWRLPYGGLEPSRTSLSRLPVAPSSSGRGGAEPRPLPLSYKLLDGEAARPALVFLHGLFGCKTNFNSIAKALAQQTGRRVFQAFGCPCPECGCQCCPPHSTLQVLTVDARNHGDSPHSPDMSYEAMSQDLQDLLPQLGLVPCVLIGHSMGGKTAMLLALQRSSSLPQPELVERLVAVDISPVETTSVSDFPAYMAAMRAINIPDEVPRSCARKLVDKQLSSLIQDMAVRQFLLTNLVEADGRFVWRVNLDALAQHVDKILAFPPRQESYPGPTLFLLGGNSDFVHPSHHAEIKRLFPRAQTQTVPNAGHWIHADRPQDFMAAIRGFLA, encoded by the exons ATGCTCAGTTGGACCCGCGCCTGGAGGCTCCCGTATGGGGGTCTCGAGCCCTCCAGAACCAGCTTGTCCAGGCTGCCTGTCGCACCCAGCAGCAGCGGCCGAGGCGGAGCCGAGCCAAG ACCGTTGCCGCTTTCCTACAAGCTTCTGGATGGGGAGGCGGCCCGCCCGGCCCTCGTCTTTCTGCATGGGCTTTTCGGCTGCAAAACAAACTTCAACTCTATCGCTAAGGCTCTGGCCCAGCAGACAGGCCGGAGG GTCTTCCAGGCCTTTGGCTGTCCATGCCCTGAATGTGGATGCCAGTGCTGCCCCCCTCACTCCACTCTCCAGGTGCTGACAGTGGATGCTCGGAATCATGGTGACAGCCCCCACAGCCCGGACATGAGCTATGAGGCCATGAGCCAGGACCTTCAGGACCTCCTGCCCCAACTGGGCTTAGTGCCCTGTGTCCTCATTGGCCACAGCATGGGAGGCAAGACAGCTATGCTGCTGGCATTACAAAGG TCCagttctctcccacagccagagctGGTGGAGCGTCTGGTTGCTGTGGACATTAGCCCAGTGGAGACTACATCCGTCTCGGACTTTCCAGCCTACATGGCAGCCATGAGGGCCATAAACATCCCGGATGAGGTACCCCGCTCCTGTGCCCGCAAACTGGTGGATAAACAGCTCAGCTCTCTTATCCAG GACATGGCTGTGCGGCAGTTCCTTCTCACTAACCTGGtggaggcagatgggcgctttgtATGGAGGGTGAACTTGGatgcgttggcccagcatgtggacaaaATCTTGGCCTTCCCACCACGACAAGAATCCTATCCTGGGCCAACCCTCTTCCTCCTTGGTGGAAACTCTGATTTCGTGCA CCCCAGCCACCATGCTGAGATTAAGCGACTCTTCCCTCGGGCCCAGACGCAGACCGTGCCTAATGCTGGCCACTGGATTCATGCTGACCGTCCACAGGACTTCATGGCTGCCATCCGAGGCTTCCTGGCCTAA
- the ABHD11 gene encoding sn-1-specific diacylglycerol lipase ABHD11 isoform X4, with the protein MLSWTRAWRLPYGGLEPSRTSLSRLPVAPSSSGRGGAEPRPLPLSYKLLDGEAARPALVFLHGLFGCKTNFNSIAKALAQQTGRRVLTVDARNHGDSPHSPDMSYEAMSQDLQDLLPQLGLVPCVLIGHSMGGKTAMLLALQRPELVERLVAVDISPVETTSVSDFPAYMAAMRAINIPDEVPRSCARKLVDKQLSSLIQDMAVRQFLLTNLVEADGRFVWRVNLDALAQHVDKILAFPPRQESYPGPTLFLLGGNSDFVHPSHHAEIKRLFPRAQTQTVPNAGHWIHADRPQDFMAAIRGFLA; encoded by the exons ATGCTCAGTTGGACCCGCGCCTGGAGGCTCCCGTATGGGGGTCTCGAGCCCTCCAGAACCAGCTTGTCCAGGCTGCCTGTCGCACCCAGCAGCAGCGGCCGAGGCGGAGCCGAGCCAAG ACCGTTGCCGCTTTCCTACAAGCTTCTGGATGGGGAGGCGGCCCGCCCGGCCCTCGTCTTTCTGCATGGGCTTTTCGGCTGCAAAACAAACTTCAACTCTATCGCTAAGGCTCTGGCCCAGCAGACAGGCCGGAGG GTGCTGACAGTGGATGCTCGGAATCATGGTGACAGCCCCCACAGCCCGGACATGAGCTATGAGGCCATGAGCCAGGACCTTCAGGACCTCCTGCCCCAACTGGGCTTAGTGCCCTGTGTCCTCATTGGCCACAGCATGGGAGGCAAGACAGCTATGCTGCTGGCATTACAAAGG ccagagctGGTGGAGCGTCTGGTTGCTGTGGACATTAGCCCAGTGGAGACTACATCCGTCTCGGACTTTCCAGCCTACATGGCAGCCATGAGGGCCATAAACATCCCGGATGAGGTACCCCGCTCCTGTGCCCGCAAACTGGTGGATAAACAGCTCAGCTCTCTTATCCAG GACATGGCTGTGCGGCAGTTCCTTCTCACTAACCTGGtggaggcagatgggcgctttgtATGGAGGGTGAACTTGGatgcgttggcccagcatgtggacaaaATCTTGGCCTTCCCACCACGACAAGAATCCTATCCTGGGCCAACCCTCTTCCTCCTTGGTGGAAACTCTGATTTCGTGCA CCCCAGCCACCATGCTGAGATTAAGCGACTCTTCCCTCGGGCCCAGACGCAGACCGTGCCTAATGCTGGCCACTGGATTCATGCTGACCGTCCACAGGACTTCATGGCTGCCATCCGAGGCTTCCTGGCCTAA
- the ABHD11 gene encoding sn-1-specific diacylglycerol lipase ABHD11 isoform X3, whose translation MLSWTRAWRLPYGGLEPSRTSLSRLPVAPSSSGRGGAEPRPLPLSYKLLDGEAARPALVFLHGLFGCKTNFNSIAKALAQQTGRRVLTVDARNHGDSPHSPDMSYEAMSQDLQDLLPQLGLVPCVLIGHSMGGKTAMLLALQRSSSLPQPELVERLVAVDISPVETTSVSDFPAYMAAMRAINIPDEVPRSCARKLVDKQLSSLIQDMAVRQFLLTNLVEADGRFVWRVNLDALAQHVDKILAFPPRQESYPGPTLFLLGGNSDFVHPSHHAEIKRLFPRAQTQTVPNAGHWIHADRPQDFMAAIRGFLA comes from the exons ATGCTCAGTTGGACCCGCGCCTGGAGGCTCCCGTATGGGGGTCTCGAGCCCTCCAGAACCAGCTTGTCCAGGCTGCCTGTCGCACCCAGCAGCAGCGGCCGAGGCGGAGCCGAGCCAAG ACCGTTGCCGCTTTCCTACAAGCTTCTGGATGGGGAGGCGGCCCGCCCGGCCCTCGTCTTTCTGCATGGGCTTTTCGGCTGCAAAACAAACTTCAACTCTATCGCTAAGGCTCTGGCCCAGCAGACAGGCCGGAGG GTGCTGACAGTGGATGCTCGGAATCATGGTGACAGCCCCCACAGCCCGGACATGAGCTATGAGGCCATGAGCCAGGACCTTCAGGACCTCCTGCCCCAACTGGGCTTAGTGCCCTGTGTCCTCATTGGCCACAGCATGGGAGGCAAGACAGCTATGCTGCTGGCATTACAAAGG TCCagttctctcccacagccagagctGGTGGAGCGTCTGGTTGCTGTGGACATTAGCCCAGTGGAGACTACATCCGTCTCGGACTTTCCAGCCTACATGGCAGCCATGAGGGCCATAAACATCCCGGATGAGGTACCCCGCTCCTGTGCCCGCAAACTGGTGGATAAACAGCTCAGCTCTCTTATCCAG GACATGGCTGTGCGGCAGTTCCTTCTCACTAACCTGGtggaggcagatgggcgctttgtATGGAGGGTGAACTTGGatgcgttggcccagcatgtggacaaaATCTTGGCCTTCCCACCACGACAAGAATCCTATCCTGGGCCAACCCTCTTCCTCCTTGGTGGAAACTCTGATTTCGTGCA CCCCAGCCACCATGCTGAGATTAAGCGACTCTTCCCTCGGGCCCAGACGCAGACCGTGCCTAATGCTGGCCACTGGATTCATGCTGACCGTCCACAGGACTTCATGGCTGCCATCCGAGGCTTCCTGGCCTAA
- the ABHD11 gene encoding sn-1-specific diacylglycerol lipase ABHD11 isoform X2, with amino-acid sequence MLSWTRAWRLPYGGLEPSRTSLSRLPVAPSSSGRGGAEPRPLPLSYKLLDGEAARPALVFLHGLFGCKTNFNSIAKALAQQTGRRVFQAFGCPCPECGCQCCPPHSTLQVLTVDARNHGDSPHSPDMSYEAMSQDLQDLLPQLGLVPCVLIGHSMGGKTAMLLALQRPELVERLVAVDISPVETTSVSDFPAYMAAMRAINIPDEVPRSCARKLVDKQLSSLIQDMAVRQFLLTNLVEADGRFVWRVNLDALAQHVDKILAFPPRQESYPGPTLFLLGGNSDFVHPSHHAEIKRLFPRAQTQTVPNAGHWIHADRPQDFMAAIRGFLA; translated from the exons ATGCTCAGTTGGACCCGCGCCTGGAGGCTCCCGTATGGGGGTCTCGAGCCCTCCAGAACCAGCTTGTCCAGGCTGCCTGTCGCACCCAGCAGCAGCGGCCGAGGCGGAGCCGAGCCAAG ACCGTTGCCGCTTTCCTACAAGCTTCTGGATGGGGAGGCGGCCCGCCCGGCCCTCGTCTTTCTGCATGGGCTTTTCGGCTGCAAAACAAACTTCAACTCTATCGCTAAGGCTCTGGCCCAGCAGACAGGCCGGAGG GTCTTCCAGGCCTTTGGCTGTCCATGCCCTGAATGTGGATGCCAGTGCTGCCCCCCTCACTCCACTCTCCAGGTGCTGACAGTGGATGCTCGGAATCATGGTGACAGCCCCCACAGCCCGGACATGAGCTATGAGGCCATGAGCCAGGACCTTCAGGACCTCCTGCCCCAACTGGGCTTAGTGCCCTGTGTCCTCATTGGCCACAGCATGGGAGGCAAGACAGCTATGCTGCTGGCATTACAAAGG ccagagctGGTGGAGCGTCTGGTTGCTGTGGACATTAGCCCAGTGGAGACTACATCCGTCTCGGACTTTCCAGCCTACATGGCAGCCATGAGGGCCATAAACATCCCGGATGAGGTACCCCGCTCCTGTGCCCGCAAACTGGTGGATAAACAGCTCAGCTCTCTTATCCAG GACATGGCTGTGCGGCAGTTCCTTCTCACTAACCTGGtggaggcagatgggcgctttgtATGGAGGGTGAACTTGGatgcgttggcccagcatgtggacaaaATCTTGGCCTTCCCACCACGACAAGAATCCTATCCTGGGCCAACCCTCTTCCTCCTTGGTGGAAACTCTGATTTCGTGCA CCCCAGCCACCATGCTGAGATTAAGCGACTCTTCCCTCGGGCCCAGACGCAGACCGTGCCTAATGCTGGCCACTGGATTCATGCTGACCGTCCACAGGACTTCATGGCTGCCATCCGAGGCTTCCTGGCCTAA